From Vigna radiata var. radiata cultivar VC1973A unplaced genomic scaffold, Vradiata_ver6 scaffold_397, whole genome shotgun sequence, one genomic window encodes:
- the LOC106780492 gene encoding syntaxin-71 isoform X2, with amino-acid sequence MSVIDILTRVDSICKKYDKYDVEKHRDSNVSGDDAFARLYASVDADIEALLQKAETASKEKGKASAVAINAEIRRTKARLLEEVPKLQRLAVKKVKGLSSQEFAARNDLALSLPDRIQAIPDGSPPVPKQTGGWASSASRPEIKFDSDGQFDDDYFQQSEQSSQFRQEYEMRRMKQDQGLDVIAEGLDTLKNMAHDMNEELDRQVPLMDEIDTKVDKASSDLKNTNVRLKDTVNQLRSSRNFCIDIVLLIIILGIAAYLYNVLKK; translated from the exons ATGAGTGTCATCGACATTCTCACCAGAGTCGATTCCATTTGCAAGAAGTATGACAAATACGACGTCGAGAAACACCGCGATTCTAATGTCTCTGGCGACGATGCCTTTGCCAGACTCTACGCCTCCGTCGACGCCGATATCGAGGCATTGCTTCAG AAAGCAGAAACGGCTTCCAAGGAGAAAGGTAAGGCATCTGCTGTAGCGATCAATGCGGAGATTCGTCGTACTAAGGCTCGGTTGCTGGAGGAGGTTCCCAAGTTGCAGAGACTGGCTGTGAAAAAG GTTAAGGGTTTATCTTCACAAGAATTTGCTGCCCGTAATGATTTGGCTCTTTCATTACCAGATAGAATCCAAGCCATCCCAGATGGGTCTCCTCCTGTGCCAAAACAAACTGGAGGTTGGGCTTCTTCTGCCTCACGTCCTGAAATTAAGTTTGATTCAG ATGGGCAATTTGATGATGATTACTTTCAACAGTCTGAGCAATCAAGCCAATTTAGGCAGGAATATGAAATGCGTAGAATGAAACAG GATCAAGGTTTGGATGTGATTGCTGAAGGACTGGATACATTGAAAAACATGGCACATGATATGAATGAG GAACTGGATCGACAAGTTCCTCTCATGGATGAGATTGACACTAAG GTGGACAAGGCATCCTCTGACCTCAAGAATACAAATGTTAGACTTAAAGACACAGTAAACCAG CTTCGATCCAGTCGAAACTTCTGTATCGATATTGTTTTGTTGATTATAATTTTGGGAATTGCTGCCTACTTATACAA CGTACTAAAGAAATGA
- the LOC106780492 gene encoding syntaxin-71 isoform X1: MSVIDILTRVDSICKKYDKYDVEKHRDSNVSGDDAFARLYASVDADIEALLQKAETASKEKGKASAVAINAEIRRTKARLLEEVPKLQRLAVKKVKGLSSQEFAARNDLALSLPDRIQAIPDGSPPVPKQTGGWASSASRPEIKFDSDGQFDDDYFQQSEQSSQFRQEYEMRRMKQDQGLDVIAEGLDTLKNMAHDMNEELDRQVPLMDEIDTKVDKASSDLKNTNVRLKDTVNQLRSSRNFCIDIVLLIIILGIAAYLYNCRDIYQGDYQTARNSGLDCK; the protein is encoded by the exons ATGAGTGTCATCGACATTCTCACCAGAGTCGATTCCATTTGCAAGAAGTATGACAAATACGACGTCGAGAAACACCGCGATTCTAATGTCTCTGGCGACGATGCCTTTGCCAGACTCTACGCCTCCGTCGACGCCGATATCGAGGCATTGCTTCAG AAAGCAGAAACGGCTTCCAAGGAGAAAGGTAAGGCATCTGCTGTAGCGATCAATGCGGAGATTCGTCGTACTAAGGCTCGGTTGCTGGAGGAGGTTCCCAAGTTGCAGAGACTGGCTGTGAAAAAG GTTAAGGGTTTATCTTCACAAGAATTTGCTGCCCGTAATGATTTGGCTCTTTCATTACCAGATAGAATCCAAGCCATCCCAGATGGGTCTCCTCCTGTGCCAAAACAAACTGGAGGTTGGGCTTCTTCTGCCTCACGTCCTGAAATTAAGTTTGATTCAG ATGGGCAATTTGATGATGATTACTTTCAACAGTCTGAGCAATCAAGCCAATTTAGGCAGGAATATGAAATGCGTAGAATGAAACAG GATCAAGGTTTGGATGTGATTGCTGAAGGACTGGATACATTGAAAAACATGGCACATGATATGAATGAG GAACTGGATCGACAAGTTCCTCTCATGGATGAGATTGACACTAAG GTGGACAAGGCATCCTCTGACCTCAAGAATACAAATGTTAGACTTAAAGACACAGTAAACCAG CTTCGATCCAGTCGAAACTTCTGTATCGATATTGTTTTGTTGATTATAATTTTGGGAATTGCTGCCTACTTATACAA TTGCAGAGACATTTACCAGGGAGATTATCAAACTGCACGGAATTCCGGTCTCGATTGTAAGTGA